A segment of the Paracoccus suum genome:
GGTGTCGAAGTAGCGGTTGCAGAGCACACGCAGGTTGAAGACCACGCGTGGCGCAGTGGCGCTGATGATGCAGGCGTCAATGTTCAGGTCGAACTTCTGGATCGAGATCAGCGACTGCAGCCAGACGAAATATTCATCCGCAGTGCGCCGGTGATCGGTCGCGATGCGCCAATGCGCCCTGAACCTTGCGCCGTCCCAGATCGAGAACACGGTATTGGTGTTGCCGGTGTCGATGCACAGCAGCATGGCGTCAGCCCCCGAAATAGATGTCGGCCGCGGGAATCGCCTCGCGGCCCGCGGCAGTGGTCAGGATCAATGCCCCGCTGTCGTCTATCCCGTCAAAGCGGCCAGTGCGCGTCACGGCGCCTGTGCGCGCGGTGATCGCCTCGCCCAGCCGGGCCGCCCGGGCCAGCCATGCGGCGCGAATCGGGGCAAAGCCGTGGGCCTGCAGATCGGCAGCGCGGCGGGCAAAGGCGGGCGCCAGAAGGTCCAGAAACTCCTCAGGACTCAAGCGTTGACCGGTCTCGCCGGCGAGGCTGACGGGCGGCAGGGCGCCGTCCTCCAACGTGGTCGCGGGCGGGGCCTCCAGCAGGTTGACGCCGATGCCGATGACCAGCGTGACTGGCCCAGCGCCGGCACTTTCCAGCAGGATGCCGGCCAGCTTGCCCCCGTTCAGCAGAACGTCATTGGGCCATTTGACCGACAATCGCGCCATGGGACCGGCCGCCTGCGACAGCGCATCATGCAGGGCGAGCGCGGCGACAAAGGAATAGCGCGCCGCCTCGGCCGGCCCGCCACCGGGGCGCAGCAGCAGGCTGGCGGCAAAGTTTCCCTCGGGGTCGGCCCATGCCCGGCCGCGGCGACCGCGACCTGCTGTCTGGCGGCGGGCCAGGACCCAAGCCGGGCCGGTGAGCCGGGCGGCGAGGCGCAGCGCCTCGGCATTGGTGCTGTCGACCTCGGCCAGGACGTGCCGGCCGGTGCCCTCGGGCCAGGGCGCAAGGCCCAC
Coding sequences within it:
- a CDS encoding biotin--[acetyl-CoA-carboxylase] ligase, with translation MTDPAAGVGLAPWPEGTGRHVLAEVDSTNAEALRLAARLTGPAWVLARRQTAGRGRRGRAWADPEGNFAASLLLRPGGGPAEAARYSFVAALALHDALSQAAGPMARLSVKWPNDVLLNGGKLAGILLESAGAGPVTLVIGIGVNLLEAPPATTLEDGALPPVSLAGETGQRLSPEEFLDLLAPAFARRAADLQAHGFAPIRAAWLARAARLGEAITARTGAVTRTGRFDGIDDSGALILTTAAGREAIPAADIYFGG